In Amycolatopsis sp. FBCC-B4732, the genomic stretch AGATGTCCCGGCCGGACATCCCGCGCGTCGAGATGTCGCGGCCGGACCTGCCGCGCGTCAACCCCAAGCCGAACGGTGCCCGGCCCGAGCCGCGCAAGGCGCCCGAGCCGCCGCGTCCGGCGCCGGGCCGCCCCGCGGCGCCGCCACCCAAGCCGTCCGAGATGTCGCGGTCGGACATCCGGCCGGTCAAGGACCTCAGCGCGGCCTTCCAGAACCGCGACGACTTCGCCGAGCGGCAGCGCCCGAACCGGCCGAAGCCGCCCGAGCCGAAGCAGGCCCCGCCGATGAACAGGGACGCCGCCGCGTCGCGCACCGACCTCCCGGTCGTCCCGCCGACGACGCCGGTGCCGAGCACCGGCCCCTCGTCGCGGCAGCAGCCGTCGCGCACGGACCTGCCGCCGGTGGTCCCGCCGACGACCCCGGTCCCGGCCGCCGACGGCCGCCGCCCGTCGCGGCTGGAGCAGTTCTCGCGGGCCGACATGTCGCCGATCCTCGACGAGCCGTCGTCGCGGCACAGCGGTTCGCACCGCGCGCCGGCGGCGGCCGCCCAGGGCGAGGCGCCGATGGCGAACCCGACGCTCCCGGAGTCGGTCCGCAACTTCCAGGGCGGGTCCGGCGGGCGCCGCCGCAAGCCGGACGAGTCGCAGCAGATGCCGCCGGTCCCCGCCCCGGAGCCCACGGGAGGCGGCCGCCGCCGTCGCCCGGACGGCGAGCCCCCGGCGTGGGAGGGCATGGTCGCCGAGCGCGCGTCGATGTCCCGGCGCAACATGGCCCCGGTCGACCCGGCGGACGTCGAGCAGCAGAACGGCAACGGCCACAACGGCAACGGGCGCAACGGCCACCGGTCCGCGGAGCCACAGCCGGGCAGCGGTTCGCACGCGGCCGGCCGCTCGGTGAGCGAGCTGCTGGCGGCGAACGGCGGAACGGGCTCGACCCCGCGCCGCCGCCGACGCGCGGAGGACTGAGCCAGGCTCCAAGCGCCTCAAGGCCACATCGGGGCGCGCAGGCGGAGCAGGAGCGGCACGCCGTGGGGCGAGGTGGCGTTCCGTCTCGTGTCCGGTCTGCGTAGGGTGACCGCCTGTGAGCGGAACCCTCTCGCCCGCGACGGGACTTGATCGCGGACGGCGGCCTCGCCGGATCACCGTGCTGCTGCCGGTGTTCGGACTGATCGTGGTGGCCTTGTGCGGCCTGTTCCTGTTCGGCTTGGCCACCGCGCGGGTCGGGCCGCTCGCCGTCACCATCGGGGTGCTGGCCGCGCTCGTGCCGGTCGCCGGGGTCGTCGCCGGGTTCCTCTGGGTGGACCGGTGGGAGCCCGAGCCCGCGAAGTTCCTGCTGCTCGCCTTCGCCTGGGGCGCCTGCATCGCCACCATCACCGCGCTGCTCATCAACACCACCGCCGAGGCGGTCGGGGACGAGCTGCTCGGGTCCGGCAACGGCAACACGCTCGCCGCGCTCGTCTCGGCCCCCGTCGTCGAGGAGGCCGCCAAGGCGCTCTTCGTCGTGCTCATCGCCTGGCGCCGCTCCAGCGAGTTCGACGGCGTCGTGGACGGGGTCGTCTACGCCGGGTTCAGCGCCGCCGGGTTCGCCTTCACCGAGAACATCTACTACTTCGGCCGCGCGTTCGCCGACTACGGCTTCGGTGACGGGCACAGCCAGGGCGTCATCACGGCGTTCTTCCTGCGTGGCGTGCTCGCGCCGTTCACGCACCCGCTGTTCGCGGTGCTCACCGGCATCGGGATCGGCATCGCCGCGCGGACGACCACCAAGGCGCTCAAGATCATCGCGCCGGTCGCCGGCTACCTGGCCGCCGTCTGCCTGCACGCGCTGTGGAACAGCGCCGCGCTGCTCGGCGGGTCGAAGTTCCTCACCGTCTACTTCCTGATCATGCTGCCGCTGTTCCTCGGCGTGGTCTACCTGGTCGTCCTGCAGCGACGGCGGGAGCAGCGGATCATCGCCACCGCGCTGCCGCACATGGCGTCGGCGCGCTGGATCGCGCCGTCGGAGGTCGATCTGCTGGCCAGCCTGCCCGGCCGCCGGGCTTGGCGGCGGCAGGCGAAGCGCCAGTCCGGGAAGCAAGCCGCGAGGGCCGTCGCCGTCTACCAGGCGAGCGTCACCGAGCTCGCCTTCCTCGACCGGCGTGAGCTGCGCAGCGACGCCGACCGGCAGCGCCAGCGCGAGCTGCTGCGCACGTTGAAGTCCGCTCGCGCGGAGGCGACGCGCCTCGCCGACGAGGCCGCCCGCGGGTGACCCGGTCCGGTGAAGCTGGTCACCCGGGTTCAACGCGGCGCGCTCAATCGAGTTAGTCTCGCGCCGTTCGTCCGGTACCCGGAGCGGGACTGGAACGAGAGCAGAGGGAGTCTGCCAGCCATGAGCGTCCACAGGCGCACGCCATGATGAGGCCCGCCCGCCTCGCGGTCGGCGTCGTGTCCGCCGGCCGGGTGGGCAGTGTGCTCGGCGCCGCGCTGGCCCGGGCGGGGCACACCGTGGTGGCCGCGTCCGGCCTGTCCGCGGCGTCGCTGGCCAGGGCCGAACGCCTCCTCCCCGACGTGCCCATCCTGCCGCCCGACGAGACCGTCGGCCGGGCCGACCTGGTGCTGCTCGCCCTGCCCGACGACGCGCTGGCCGGGATGGTCCGCGGGCTCGTCGCCACGGGGTCGCTGCGGCCGGGGCAGATCGTCGTGCACACCTC encodes the following:
- a CDS encoding PrsW family intramembrane metalloprotease encodes the protein MLLPVFGLIVVALCGLFLFGLATARVGPLAVTIGVLAALVPVAGVVAGFLWVDRWEPEPAKFLLLAFAWGACIATITALLINTTAEAVGDELLGSGNGNTLAALVSAPVVEEAAKALFVVLIAWRRSSEFDGVVDGVVYAGFSAAGFAFTENIYYFGRAFADYGFGDGHSQGVITAFFLRGVLAPFTHPLFAVLTGIGIGIAARTTTKALKIIAPVAGYLAAVCLHALWNSAALLGGSKFLTVYFLIMLPLFLGVVYLVVLQRRREQRIIATALPHMASARWIAPSEVDLLASLPGRRAWRRQAKRQSGKQAARAVAVYQASVTELAFLDRRELRSDADRQRQRELLRTLKSARAEATRLADEAARG